One part of the Corynebacterium aurimucosum ATCC 700975 genome encodes these proteins:
- a CDS encoding choice-of-anchor I family protein — MSRSFSRRSLALCVATATSLSVAVPASSAAIVNNVIEHSAADASLKLTPVGTYESEVYAESAAEIVAFHPASKRILTVNAHAGQIDILDASDPAKPTLIGSISAGKGKEINSVAVRPDGLAVAAVQQADKTEDGDALFFNAAAADLDTAELGRVMVGALPDNVHLTADGGYALVANEGEPSNELNAEGTDYVTDPEGSVSVIKLPEAVEAPTQADARIAGFTAFDGQPLPEGVRVFGPSGHDSKPSIDFEPEYITSQDGKAFVTLQEANAIGVIDIESATVEKILPAHIADHSQVPLDPSNKDDAAELRTIPVKGLSMPDSIGAFTAGGQTYFATANEGDAREWGIKEKDGGSGVYTDEVELKDLVEEGKVCEGALGDVDLDKLADKKEAGNLKLSNASGWNEEKGCFDELYAYGSRSFSIYDSEGNIVFDSGAEFEKITAELNEPGIFHHNADNEEATFDDRSDNKGPEPEALTIGTVGERTYAFIGAERVGGIFVYDVTDPTNASFVTYVNNRDFSTDEFAAAGDLGPEGFAFVDKADSPNGEHLLIVGNEVSGTTTAYNVEDLLNADEDNEDDADDHGENKSSQSSHSSTATIAVGSIIGVIAAVAAAVGLLNTPGVRETVLSFAPAPLREQLGKFL, encoded by the coding sequence ATGTCTCGCTCTTTCTCCCGCCGCTCTCTCGCACTCTGCGTGGCGACCGCAACCAGCCTCAGCGTGGCCGTACCGGCCTCCTCGGCCGCGATTGTGAACAACGTCATCGAGCACTCGGCGGCAGACGCCAGCCTCAAGCTCACCCCGGTTGGCACCTATGAGTCCGAGGTTTACGCGGAGTCGGCTGCGGAGATCGTGGCCTTCCACCCAGCCTCCAAGCGTATCCTTACGGTCAATGCGCACGCAGGTCAGATTGATATCCTCGACGCTTCTGACCCGGCCAAGCCCACCTTGATCGGCTCTATCTCTGCTGGTAAAGGCAAGGAAATCAACTCCGTAGCCGTGCGCCCGGATGGCCTAGCGGTGGCCGCCGTCCAGCAGGCGGACAAGACCGAGGACGGCGATGCACTGTTCTTCAACGCCGCGGCCGCGGACCTGGATACCGCCGAATTGGGCCGCGTGATGGTGGGCGCATTGCCGGATAACGTCCACCTCACCGCAGATGGTGGCTACGCGCTGGTTGCCAACGAAGGTGAGCCCTCCAATGAGCTCAACGCCGAGGGCACCGACTACGTCACGGACCCGGAAGGATCCGTCTCCGTTATCAAGCTGCCGGAGGCTGTTGAGGCACCAACGCAGGCGGATGCCCGCATCGCTGGATTCACGGCTTTCGACGGCCAGCCTCTGCCGGAGGGTGTGCGAGTTTTCGGCCCCTCCGGCCATGACTCCAAACCATCTATCGACTTTGAGCCGGAGTACATCACCTCCCAGGATGGCAAGGCCTTCGTGACGCTGCAGGAGGCCAACGCCATCGGTGTCATCGATATTGAATCCGCCACGGTGGAGAAGATCCTTCCTGCTCACATTGCGGATCACTCGCAAGTCCCGCTGGACCCCTCGAACAAGGATGACGCGGCCGAGCTGCGCACGATCCCGGTCAAGGGTCTGTCCATGCCGGATTCCATCGGCGCCTTCACCGCTGGTGGCCAGACCTACTTTGCCACCGCGAACGAGGGCGATGCCCGCGAGTGGGGCATCAAGGAAAAGGACGGCGGCTCCGGCGTCTACACCGATGAGGTGGAGCTCAAGGATCTGGTCGAGGAAGGCAAGGTATGTGAGGGCGCGCTGGGCGACGTCGACCTGGACAAGCTCGCCGACAAGAAGGAAGCCGGCAACCTGAAGCTGAGCAACGCTTCCGGCTGGAACGAAGAGAAGGGCTGCTTCGACGAGCTCTATGCCTACGGCTCTCGCTCCTTCAGCATCTACGACTCGGAGGGCAACATAGTCTTCGATTCCGGCGCCGAGTTTGAGAAGATCACCGCTGAGCTCAACGAGCCGGGCATCTTCCACCACAACGCCGACAATGAAGAGGCAACGTTCGACGATCGCTCTGATAACAAGGGCCCCGAACCGGAGGCCCTGACCATCGGCACCGTTGGGGAGCGTACTTATGCCTTCATCGGTGCCGAGCGCGTTGGCGGCATTTTCGTCTACGACGTCACCGACCCCACCAACGCTTCCTTCGTCACCTACGTCAATAACCGCGACTTCTCCACTGACGAGTTCGCTGCTGCGGGTGACTTGGGCCCGGAGGGCTTTGCCTTCGTCGACAAGGCAGACTCCCCCAACGGCGAGCACCTGCTCATCGTGGGCAACGAAGTCTCCGGAACCACCACCGCCTACAACGTTGAGGACCTGCTCAATGCCGACGAGGACAACGAGGATGATGCCGACGACCACGGCGAAAACAAGAGCAGCCAGAGCTCCCACTCCTCCACCGCGACCATCGCCGTCGGTTCAATCATCGGAGTCATTGCCGCTGTGGCTGCCGCGGTAGGCCTGCTGAATACCCCGGGTGTCCGCGAAACCGTCCTCAGCTTTGCCCCGGCACCGCTGCGCGAGCAACTGGGGAAGTTCCTATAA
- a CDS encoding IS1634 family transposase yields the protein MSPYIRTVKTASGAMAVQVVFSERKGAKRMKHIGSAHSESELALLRAEAQRIVDGDQLALDFGEVTHIPPATGSVSNPLPVVGQRAGYLLDCIDACFNELGLAAASGDDPVFRDLVRARIINPGSKLDSIETLAEVGITSASYRTIQRRLSSFATESFGEILTQALAHHAGIGPGAFILYDVTTLYFETDTPDELRKPGFSKERRLEPQILVGLLTDATGFPLHVGAFAGNSAETHTMLPMITRFQEAYQLDEVTVVADAGMFSAANKQALIDAGLHYILSVKTPTVPEVIETWRRENPGDDYTHGQIWTQASASDGRKHTTPNTVTHFQYSHDRARRSLRGIKEQVAKAKRAVDGDIAIKRNRYIDLSAPNKKVNYALAAKHRALAGIKGYETDLTALAAQEVIGHYRRLFNIEKSFRMSKSDLKARPIYARKQDSITAHLNIVIAALAVAHLMETRSGQSIKRLVRTLKKYRSFQLVVGGETIHAAVPLPPDLTATIQAITGRELPH from the coding sequence GTGAGTCCTTATATTCGCACCGTCAAGACCGCTTCTGGGGCGATGGCGGTGCAGGTGGTGTTCTCTGAACGCAAAGGTGCCAAAAGGATGAAGCATATCGGCTCAGCGCATTCAGAGTCTGAGCTTGCGCTTTTGCGGGCTGAAGCTCAACGCATCGTCGATGGTGACCAACTCGCATTGGACTTCGGCGAGGTTACACACATCCCACCGGCAACGGGCAGCGTGTCCAACCCGCTGCCGGTAGTCGGTCAGCGGGCCGGATACTTGCTGGACTGTATTGATGCGTGTTTCAACGAGTTAGGTCTTGCTGCAGCAAGCGGTGATGATCCGGTGTTTCGCGATCTGGTGCGTGCCCGGATTATCAATCCCGGCTCAAAGCTGGATTCCATCGAGACTCTTGCCGAGGTTGGCATCACCAGCGCAAGCTACCGCACCATCCAGAGGCGTCTTTCCTCCTTCGCTACCGAATCGTTCGGGGAGATACTAACCCAAGCGTTGGCCCATCATGCAGGTATCGGGCCAGGCGCATTCATCTTGTACGACGTGACCACCTTGTACTTTGAAACCGATACTCCTGATGAGCTTCGCAAACCTGGTTTTTCCAAAGAGCGCCGCCTCGAGCCACAAATCCTTGTCGGGCTGCTTACTGATGCCACTGGTTTTCCACTACATGTTGGAGCGTTTGCCGGAAACTCGGCAGAAACCCACACGATGCTACCGATGATCACACGGTTCCAAGAGGCCTACCAACTCGATGAAGTCACCGTCGTTGCTGATGCAGGCATGTTCTCCGCAGCGAACAAACAAGCATTGATAGATGCAGGGCTGCACTACATCTTGTCGGTGAAAACCCCCACCGTGCCTGAGGTGATCGAAACCTGGCGGCGGGAAAACCCCGGTGACGACTACACCCACGGCCAGATCTGGACACAAGCCTCGGCAAGCGATGGGCGCAAACACACAACCCCGAATACGGTGACCCACTTCCAGTACTCCCATGATCGGGCTAGGCGCAGCCTGCGCGGAATCAAAGAGCAAGTCGCAAAAGCCAAACGCGCTGTTGACGGCGATATCGCAATCAAGCGCAACCGCTATATCGATCTTTCCGCCCCAAACAAGAAGGTCAACTATGCTCTTGCTGCCAAACACCGAGCCCTTGCCGGAATTAAAGGTTATGAAACCGACCTGACCGCGCTTGCCGCCCAGGAGGTTATCGGGCATTACCGCAGGCTGTTCAACATTGAAAAGTCGTTTCGGATGTCGAAATCAGACCTGAAAGCACGCCCAATCTACGCCAGGAAACAAGACTCCATCACCGCACATCTCAACATTGTCATCGCAGCACTAGCCGTGGCCCACCTGATGGAGACCCGCAGTGGTCAATCCATCAAACGCCTCGTGAGAACACTCAAGAAATACCGCAGCTTTCAACTCGTCGTTGGCGGCGAAACCATTCACGCCGCCGTACCACTCCCGCCCGACCTCACCGCCACCATCCAAGCAATCACCGGCCGCGAACTTCCGCACTAA
- the dnaE gene encoding DNA polymerase III subunit alpha, translated as MAKNSSFVHLHNHTEFSMLDGMAKVDMLADEVLRQGMPAVGMTDHGNMYGSNAFYQRMTSAGVKPIIGIEAYLAPESRFNKKRVLWGTPDQKRDDVSASGAYLHQTMLAENETGLRNLFKLSSLASYEGQLGKWPRMDAELIAEHAEGIIATTGCPSGDVQTRLRLGQFNEALEAAAMWQDIYGKDNFFLELMDHGLDIEKRTRDGLLEIGRKLDLPPLVTNDCHYVLESQAPSHEAMLCVQTGKTFMDPDRFKFDGTGYYIKSAAQMRELWDHMVPEACDNTLWIAERVQDYGAIWEEHTHDRMPIADVPEGYTPTSWLTHEVMEGLKDRFNGGDVPQEYIDRAEYEISVIDMKGYPSYFLIVAELIKHARSIGIRVGPGRGSAAGALVAYALTITNIDPIEHGLLFERFLNPERPSAPDIDIDFDDRRRGEMITYAAERWGEDKVAQVITFGTVKTKQAIKDSAKVHFGQPGFQMADRINGALPPAIMAKDIPLAGIMDPEHERYSEATEVRQMIETDPDVKKIYETARGLEGVVRQAGVHACAVIMASVRLMDHIPMWKRPADGAYITGWDYPACEAIGLLKMDFLGLRNLTVIGDCLENIKKNRGEEVHLEDLHADDPNASKVYDLLSRGDTLGVFQLDSGGMQELLKRMKPTGFKDIVASLALYRPGPMGVNAHWDYADRKNGRKEITPIHPELEEPLKEILDETYGLIVYQEQIMRISQKVANYTAGEADGFRKAMGKKKPEVLAQQYDKFWGGMKDNGYSKEAMDALWGTIEPFASYAFNKSHAAGYGLVSFWTAYLKAYYAPEYMAALLTSVGDKKDKSAIYLADCRHLGIRVLSPDVNESVETFQAVGEDIRFGMGAIRNVGGEVVDSIVKTRREKGAFTSFSDYLDKIELAACSKRVTESLIKAGAFDSLEHPRKGLMLIHEDAVDSVQTTKKAADKGQFDLFAGFGGDDQGDSVSAFAIDIPEENWDRKHELALEREMLGLYVSGHPLDGFEEALNAQTDTPITKILNGEVGNGQELVIGGIISGVDRRFSKRDGSPWAIVSIEDHNGAQVDILVFNQVYSLVAPQIAEDNIILAKVQVKIRDERMSLFCSDIRVPDLGPGNGAGLPLRLTMRTDQCTMDNIARLKQVLVNNKGESDVYLTLVDGEESTMMVLGEHLRVERSSNLMGDLKATMGAGILG; from the coding sequence ATGGCCAAAAACTCCTCCTTCGTCCATCTGCACAACCACACCGAATTCTCCATGCTGGATGGCATGGCCAAGGTGGATATGTTGGCTGATGAGGTGCTCCGCCAAGGCATGCCGGCGGTGGGAATGACCGACCACGGCAACATGTACGGATCCAATGCCTTCTACCAAAGGATGACCAGTGCTGGTGTGAAGCCCATCATTGGCATCGAGGCCTACTTGGCACCGGAATCGCGCTTCAACAAGAAGCGTGTGCTGTGGGGAACCCCGGACCAGAAGCGCGATGACGTCTCCGCCTCCGGCGCTTACCTGCACCAGACCATGCTGGCGGAGAACGAAACCGGCCTGCGCAACCTGTTCAAGCTTTCTTCCTTGGCTTCCTACGAGGGTCAGTTGGGCAAGTGGCCGCGCATGGACGCGGAGCTGATTGCCGAGCACGCCGAGGGCATCATCGCGACCACCGGGTGCCCTTCCGGCGACGTGCAGACCCGCCTGCGCTTGGGCCAGTTCAATGAGGCGCTGGAGGCTGCCGCGATGTGGCAGGACATCTACGGCAAGGACAACTTCTTCTTGGAGCTCATGGACCATGGGCTGGACATCGAGAAGCGCACGCGTGACGGCCTGCTGGAGATCGGCCGCAAGCTGGACCTGCCGCCGTTGGTGACCAATGACTGCCACTACGTGCTGGAATCCCAGGCCCCCTCCCACGAGGCCATGCTCTGCGTACAGACCGGTAAGACCTTCATGGATCCGGACCGCTTCAAGTTCGACGGCACCGGCTATTACATCAAGTCCGCCGCACAGATGCGTGAGCTGTGGGATCATATGGTGCCGGAGGCTTGCGATAACACCCTGTGGATTGCGGAGCGCGTGCAGGACTATGGCGCGATTTGGGAGGAGCACACCCACGACCGCATGCCGATTGCCGACGTCCCCGAGGGCTACACCCCAACCTCCTGGCTGACCCACGAGGTCATGGAAGGCCTGAAGGATCGCTTCAACGGTGGGGATGTGCCGCAGGAATACATCGACCGTGCTGAATACGAGATCAGCGTCATCGATATGAAGGGCTACCCTTCCTACTTCCTCATCGTGGCCGAGCTCATCAAGCACGCGCGCTCCATCGGCATTCGCGTTGGTCCGGGCCGTGGTTCGGCGGCCGGTGCACTCGTGGCCTACGCGCTGACGATTACCAACATTGACCCCATCGAGCACGGCCTGCTCTTCGAGCGATTCTTGAACCCGGAGCGTCCGTCCGCACCTGATATCGATATCGACTTCGATGATCGCCGCCGTGGCGAGATGATTACCTACGCCGCCGAGCGGTGGGGTGAGGACAAGGTTGCCCAGGTGATCACCTTCGGCACCGTGAAGACCAAGCAGGCCATTAAGGACTCCGCCAAGGTGCACTTTGGCCAGCCGGGCTTCCAGATGGCGGACCGCATCAACGGCGCCCTCCCGCCCGCCATCATGGCCAAGGACATCCCGCTCGCCGGCATCATGGACCCAGAGCACGAGCGCTACTCGGAGGCGACCGAGGTCCGGCAGATGATTGAGACTGACCCGGACGTCAAGAAGATCTACGAGACCGCTCGTGGCCTCGAGGGCGTGGTCCGTCAGGCCGGCGTGCATGCCTGCGCGGTCATTATGGCCTCGGTCCGGCTTATGGACCACATCCCGATGTGGAAGCGCCCAGCCGACGGCGCCTACATCACCGGCTGGGACTACCCGGCCTGTGAGGCCATCGGCCTGCTGAAGATGGACTTCCTGGGTCTGCGCAACCTCACCGTGATTGGTGACTGCCTGGAAAATATCAAGAAGAACCGCGGCGAGGAAGTCCACCTAGAGGACCTCCATGCCGACGACCCGAATGCCTCGAAGGTTTATGACCTGCTGTCGCGCGGCGATACGCTGGGCGTGTTCCAGCTCGACTCGGGCGGCATGCAGGAGCTGCTCAAGCGCATGAAGCCAACGGGCTTTAAGGACATCGTGGCGTCGCTGGCGCTCTACCGCCCGGGCCCGATGGGTGTGAACGCGCACTGGGATTATGCCGACCGCAAGAACGGCCGCAAGGAAATTACCCCAATTCACCCCGAGCTGGAGGAGCCGCTCAAGGAGATCCTCGATGAGACTTACGGTCTCATCGTGTACCAGGAGCAGATCATGCGTATCTCGCAGAAGGTGGCAAACTACACCGCCGGCGAGGCAGATGGCTTCCGTAAAGCCATGGGTAAGAAGAAGCCGGAAGTGCTGGCCCAGCAGTATGACAAGTTCTGGGGCGGCATGAAGGATAACGGCTACTCCAAGGAAGCGATGGACGCTCTGTGGGGCACCATTGAGCCCTTCGCCTCCTACGCGTTCAACAAGTCCCACGCCGCCGGTTATGGTTTGGTGTCCTTCTGGACGGCCTACCTCAAGGCCTACTATGCGCCGGAATACATGGCCGCGCTGCTGACCTCGGTGGGTGACAAGAAGGACAAGTCCGCCATCTACCTGGCTGACTGCCGCCATCTGGGCATCCGCGTGCTCTCCCCAGATGTCAACGAGTCGGTGGAGACCTTCCAGGCCGTGGGCGAGGATATTCGCTTCGGCATGGGCGCGATCCGCAACGTTGGTGGGGAAGTGGTGGATTCCATCGTGAAGACCCGCCGCGAGAAAGGTGCTTTCACATCCTTCTCTGACTACCTGGACAAGATTGAGCTGGCGGCCTGCTCGAAGCGTGTCACCGAATCCCTCATTAAGGCCGGTGCCTTCGATTCCCTGGAACACCCACGCAAGGGCCTCATGCTCATTCATGAAGACGCCGTGGATTCGGTGCAGACGACCAAAAAGGCGGCCGACAAGGGCCAGTTCGACCTCTTCGCTGGCTTCGGCGGCGATGACCAAGGTGACTCTGTCTCCGCCTTCGCCATCGATATCCCGGAGGAGAACTGGGACCGCAAACATGAGCTGGCTCTGGAAAGGGAGATGCTCGGCCTGTATGTGTCCGGCCACCCACTTGATGGTTTCGAGGAAGCCCTGAATGCGCAGACCGATACCCCGATCACCAAGATCCTCAACGGCGAAGTGGGCAACGGCCAGGAACTCGTGATCGGCGGCATTATCTCGGGCGTCGACAGGCGCTTTTCCAAACGCGATGGCTCGCCCTGGGCCATCGTCAGCATCGAAGATCATAACGGCGCCCAGGTGGATATCCTCGTGTTCAACCAGGTGTACTCGCTGGTGGCCCCGCAGATTGCGGAAGACAACATCATCCTGGCCAAGGTCCAGGTGAAGATTCGCGATGAGCGCATGTCCCTGTTCTGCTCCGATATCCGCGTTCCTGATTTGGGGCCGGGCAACGGCGCCGGTCTGCCGCTGCGCCTGACCATGCGCACGGATCAGTGCACGATGGACAACATTGCACGACTGAAGCAGGTCCTAGTCAACAACAAGGGTGAGTCCGACGTGTACCTCACGCTTGTCGACGGCGAAGAGTCCACCATGATGGTCCTTGGCGAGCACTTGCGTGTGGAGCGATCCAGCAACCTCATGGGCGATCTCAAGGCGACGATGGGCGCCGGAATTCTCGGCTGA
- the ilvA gene encoding threonine ammonia-lyase IlvA has protein sequence MTSTPQDFEPIHASDIQLAQSRISSEIAPTPLQYCPRLSQETGYEVYLKREDLQDVRSYKIRGAIYGMSNLSEEQRTHGIVTASAGNHAQGVAYACRTMGIHGKIYVPEPTPKQKRDRILVHGGDLVELVVTGANFDEAAAAAHADAAERGAFFIEPFDSRDTVTGQGTVAAEIVSQLSSIGKSLDTVVVPVGGGGLISGITSYLADMAPRTAVVGIEPAGAASLSAAFAAGEPVTLETVDPFVDGAAVKRIGELPFQILEANQGRLHHDTVSEGAVCTEQLALYQNEGIIAEPAGALSVTGLRTLNLQPGSTVVCVISGGNNDVLRYAEIMERSLVHRGLKHYFLVNFPQEPGQLRHFLQDVLGPEDDITLFEYLKRNNRETGAALVGIELGNAAGIDGLLERMEKSKLNCQQLKPGTPEYDFLVA, from the coding sequence ATGACAAGCACCCCGCAAGACTTCGAGCCAATCCACGCCTCTGATATCCAACTGGCCCAATCGCGAATTAGCTCGGAGATTGCCCCGACTCCGCTGCAATACTGCCCGCGACTGTCCCAGGAAACCGGCTATGAGGTGTACTTAAAGCGCGAGGATCTGCAAGACGTGCGCTCCTACAAGATCCGCGGAGCCATCTATGGCATGTCAAACCTCAGCGAAGAGCAGCGGACGCACGGCATCGTTACGGCGTCGGCGGGCAACCACGCCCAGGGCGTGGCTTATGCCTGCCGCACCATGGGAATCCACGGCAAGATCTACGTGCCGGAACCGACCCCGAAACAAAAGCGCGACCGCATCCTGGTCCACGGCGGCGACCTCGTGGAACTCGTTGTCACCGGCGCCAATTTTGACGAGGCAGCAGCTGCCGCGCATGCGGATGCAGCGGAGCGCGGCGCCTTCTTCATCGAGCCTTTCGATTCGCGCGATACCGTTACCGGCCAGGGAACTGTGGCCGCAGAAATCGTCTCCCAGCTGTCTTCGATCGGTAAATCCCTCGATACCGTGGTGGTCCCCGTGGGCGGTGGCGGCCTCATTTCCGGCATCACCTCCTACCTCGCTGACATGGCCCCGCGCACGGCGGTGGTGGGTATTGAGCCGGCCGGGGCGGCGTCGCTCAGCGCTGCGTTCGCTGCCGGTGAGCCGGTGACCCTGGAGACCGTCGATCCTTTCGTCGATGGTGCTGCCGTCAAGCGCATTGGTGAGCTGCCCTTCCAGATTCTGGAAGCCAACCAGGGCCGCCTGCACCATGACACCGTCTCCGAAGGCGCCGTGTGCACGGAGCAGTTGGCGCTGTACCAAAACGAGGGCATTATCGCCGAGCCCGCCGGCGCGCTGAGTGTGACCGGGCTGCGCACGCTCAACCTGCAGCCGGGGTCAACGGTGGTCTGCGTGATTTCCGGCGGCAACAATGACGTGCTGCGCTACGCCGAAATCATGGAGCGCTCCCTGGTACACCGCGGACTCAAGCACTACTTCCTGGTGAATTTCCCGCAGGAGCCCGGCCAGCTGCGCCACTTCCTGCAGGATGTTCTTGGCCCAGAAGATGACATCACGCTGTTCGAGTACCTTAAGCGCAATAACCGTGAAACCGGCGCTGCGCTGGTGGGCATCGAGCTGGGGAATGCCGCAGGTATCGACGGATTGCTGGAACGCATGGAGAAGTCGAAGCTGAATTGCCAGCAGCTTAAGCCGGGCACCCCCGAGTACGACTTCCTCGTCGCATAA
- a CDS encoding cobalamin-independent methionine synthase II family protein, whose protein sequence is MVNKIRTTHVGSLPRTQELLDANLERSAGTISDEKFHEILERSVADVVKRQVDLGIDIINEGEYGHITSGAVDYGAWWNYSFTRLGGLTMTDKDRWEIGEKIRSEPGKIRLSSMKDRRDRALFAEAYNDPDSGIFTGRKKVANPEFTGPVTYIGQEQVEADVKLLADALPEGTEGFVAALSPGAAARLPNKYYEDETDLVRACGEALKVEYKAITDAGLTVQFDAPDLAEAWDSVVPEPTVEDFQAFLRERIEILNESIKDIPREQTRLHICWGSWHGPHVTDIPFEDIIEEILQAKVGGFSFEGASPRHAHEWRVWKDHTLPEGTVIYPGVVSHSTNAVEHPRLVADRIIQFAELVGPENVIASTDCGLGGRLHRQIAWAKLESLVEGAQIATEELF, encoded by the coding sequence ATGGTCAATAAGATCCGCACCACCCACGTCGGCTCGTTGCCGCGTACGCAGGAGCTGTTGGACGCTAACCTCGAGCGCTCCGCCGGCACCATCTCTGACGAGAAGTTCCACGAGATTTTGGAGCGCTCTGTCGCAGACGTCGTCAAGCGCCAGGTTGATCTCGGCATCGACATCATTAACGAGGGCGAATACGGCCACATCACCTCCGGCGCCGTGGACTATGGCGCCTGGTGGAACTACTCCTTTACCCGCCTGGGTGGCCTGACTATGACGGACAAGGACCGCTGGGAAATCGGTGAGAAGATCCGCTCCGAGCCGGGCAAGATCCGACTCTCCTCGATGAAGGACCGCCGCGACCGCGCCCTGTTCGCCGAGGCCTATAACGATCCGGATTCGGGTATCTTTACCGGCCGCAAGAAGGTAGCTAACCCGGAGTTCACCGGCCCGGTTACCTACATCGGCCAGGAGCAGGTCGAGGCGGACGTCAAGCTGCTTGCCGACGCCCTCCCCGAAGGCACCGAAGGCTTCGTTGCCGCCCTGTCCCCGGGTGCTGCGGCACGTCTGCCTAATAAGTACTACGAGGATGAAACCGACCTTGTTCGCGCCTGCGGTGAGGCGCTCAAGGTGGAGTACAAGGCCATCACCGATGCCGGCTTGACGGTGCAATTCGACGCCCCGGACCTGGCTGAGGCCTGGGACTCGGTGGTTCCGGAGCCGACGGTCGAGGATTTCCAAGCCTTCCTGCGCGAGCGTATTGAGATTCTCAACGAGTCCATCAAAGACATCCCGCGTGAGCAGACTCGCCTGCACATCTGCTGGGGCTCCTGGCATGGCCCGCACGTGACGGATATTCCTTTCGAGGACATCATTGAGGAGATCCTGCAGGCCAAGGTCGGCGGCTTCTCCTTCGAGGGCGCCTCGCCGCGTCACGCCCACGAGTGGCGCGTGTGGAAGGACCACACGCTGCCGGAGGGCACCGTCATCTACCCGGGTGTGGTTTCGCACTCCACCAATGCTGTGGAGCATCCGCGCTTGGTGGCGGACCGCATCATCCAGTTTGCTGAACTGGTGGGCCCGGAAAACGTGATTGCATCGACGGACTGCGGCCTCGGTGGCCGTTTGCACCGCCAGATCGCGTGGGCCAAGCTGGAGTCCCTCGTGGAGGGTGCCCAGATTGCCACCGAGGAGCTGTTTTAA
- a CDS encoding YigZ family protein, which yields MLESYQRPVAGDVVEHEIEIKRSRFITLIGRATTEAEARALIDAARDRFPDARHHCSAYIYHVDGSNPVERSSDDGEPSGTAGKPMLDVLKGSGLLDICAVVVRYFGGIKLGAGGLVHAYGGAVSETMEQVEHITRALRELYTVEVSHAEAGRLEAELRNRGVDMVDTAYGQAVTFTVSVEPGGEEELAATLAALTQGGVEPKEAGTAWVEL from the coding sequence ATGCTGGAGAGCTATCAGCGCCCCGTCGCCGGTGACGTCGTCGAACACGAGATTGAGATCAAGCGCTCGCGGTTTATCACCCTCATCGGCCGCGCCACGACGGAAGCGGAAGCACGCGCGCTTATCGACGCCGCCCGCGACCGCTTCCCCGACGCTCGCCACCACTGCTCGGCCTATATCTACCACGTGGATGGCTCGAATCCAGTGGAGCGCTCCTCCGATGACGGCGAGCCTTCCGGCACGGCAGGCAAGCCAATGCTCGATGTTTTGAAGGGCTCCGGACTGCTCGATATCTGCGCGGTCGTGGTGCGCTACTTCGGCGGTATCAAGCTGGGCGCGGGCGGGCTCGTTCACGCCTATGGCGGCGCCGTCAGTGAGACGATGGAGCAGGTTGAGCACATCACGCGCGCCTTGCGCGAGCTCTATACTGTCGAGGTTTCCCACGCGGAGGCCGGCCGGCTGGAAGCGGAGCTGCGCAACCGCGGCGTCGACATGGTGGATACCGCTTATGGCCAGGCAGTGACCTTCACCGTGTCCGTTGAGCCCGGCGGCGAGGAGGAGCTCGCGGCGACGCTCGCCGCGCTGACCCAGGGTGGGGTAGAGCCGAAGGAAGCTGGAACTGCCTGGGTGG